A stretch of the Malus domestica chromosome 08, GDT2T_hap1 genome encodes the following:
- the LOC139198420 gene encoding disease resistance protein RGA2-like, with amino-acid sequence MADGIISMLLDRLASTVYEYVDGEVKLVLDAENDVEEFAGNLRAIQAVLEDAEQRQVKEARVRIWLDQLKDISFQMVDVLDEWNTDMLRQQVEKQEREGEDVVVPEKKKEGSITGGRSESLEP; translated from the exons ATGGCTGACGGGATCATCTCCATGCTACTGGATCGGCTAGCTTCAACAGTTTACGAGTACGTTGACGGAGAGGTGAAACTTGTTTTGGACGCCGAGAATGATGTTGAAGAATTTGCTGGCAATCTCAGAGCTATTCAAGCTGTTCTCGAAGATGCAGAGCAAAGGCAAGTCAAGGAGGCCCGCGTGAGGATCTGGTTGGATCAGCTCAAAGACATATCCTTCCAGATGGTGGACGTGCTTGACGAGTGGAACACTGACATGCTGAGACAACAGGTTGAGAAGCAAGAACGAGAAGGTGAAGATGTTGTTGTTcctgagaagaagaaggag GGCAGCATTACAGGTGGGAGATCTGAGAGTCTTGAACCTTAA
- the LOC103440614 gene encoding F-box only protein 13-like — protein MEHNICPAFTMNRKRKSLEQDDCISSTFGMDELNEDLLERVLSRLPTSAFFRLTSVCKRWKSVASSPSFKLACSQIPSRDPWFFMVDPFLNRSIVFDSSERSWKKLNHPPLLQTNSNCNSMPVSASGGLICFRNSQGNFIVSNPVTGVCNEHPPLDPSLQNLTFHAIVMSSYTKYDQSSYKLVVVFGEFPKLSFRVYNSSTACWEEETALCKNFDDDDSTESDSNDDSAVYFLSKAGNVVATNMQRSPSKQYSSVMTTKNGEETLHFLSSSGSVVACNLTTKCFSEYPRLLPVFFEYSIDLVACGGRMLVVLLSEFFESASLRVWCYDEEARSWQQIAAMPPAMSHEWYGKNVDINCVGAGDQLLICLSSAEISSCVLCDLTANDWIELPKCFVDGEAIKFLSAFSFEPRIEASM, from the coding sequence ATGGAGCACAACATTTGCCCAGCTTTTACGATGAATCGGAAGAGAAAATCCCTAGAGCAAGATGATTGCATTTCAAGCACCTTTGGTATGGATGAGCTTAATGAAGACCTTCTCGAAAGGGTGCTGTCGAGACTACCAACATCTGCCTTCTTCCGCCTTACTTCGGTGTGCAAAAGATGGAAATCAGTTGCATCTTCTCCCAGTTTTAAGCTTGCCTGCTCTCAGATCCCCTCTCGGGATCCATGGTTTTTCATGGTCGATCCCTTTCTCAATCGATCAATTGTCTTTGACTCCTCTGAAAGAAGCTGGAAGAAACTCAATCATCCCCCTCTCCTGCAGACAAACTCCAACTGCAATTCCATGCCTGTTTCAGCATCTGGTGGCTTGATCTGTTTCCGCAATTCACAGGGCAACTTCATTGTATCCAACCCCGTAACAGGAGTTTGCAACGAACACCCTCCACTGGATCCATCCTTGCAAAATCTCACATTCCATGCCATTGTGATGAGCTCATATACAAAGTATGATCAGTCCTCTTATAAGCTTGTTGTAGTCTTCGGCGAGTTTCCAAAACTGTCCTTTCGAGTGTATAACTCAAGCACTGCCTGCTGGGAAGAAGAGACAGCCTTGTGTAAAAACTTTGACGATGATGATTCAACAGAATCagactcaaacgatgacagtgCCGTTTACTTCCTTAGCAAGGCTGGAAACGTAGTGGCAACcaacatgcaaagaagcccatcCAAGCAATACTCGTCCGTCATGACTACCAAAAATGGCGAGGAGACACTCCATTTCCTCAGCTCATCAGGCTCAGTTGTAGCCTGCAACCTGACCACCAAGTGCTTCTCGGAGTACCCCAGGCTACTCCCAGTCTTCTTCGAGTACTCCATTGACTTGGTAGCATGCGGAGGCAGAATGCTGGTGGTTCTTCTCTCAGAATTCTTCGAAAGCGCGAGCCTCAGGGTGTGGTGCTACGATGAGGAAGCTCGATCGTGGCAACAAATTGCAGCAATGCCTCCCGCGATGTCACACGAGTGGTATGGCAAGAATGTGGACATAAACTGCGTAGGGGCCGGTGATCAGTTACTGATCTGCTTAAGCTCTGCCGAGATTTCGAGCTGTGTTCTGTGTGACTTGACTGCCAATGATTGGATTGAATTGCCCAAATGTTTTGTGGATGGTGAAGCCATCAAGTTCTTGTCTGCCTTCTCATTTGAGCCAAGGATTGAGGCTTCTATGTGA
- the LOC103440613 gene encoding ubiquitin carboxyl-terminal hydrolase 18-like isoform X1, with the protein MHVAGVSLDLNWFLHFIFTVFIIAFCLLHLVKNTASKYFEVDASFEGGGDGGDRTPMPGAFMEDPVCAVCGNSGSRRCSRCKAVRYCSTKCQEKHWKSGHKTECKDFQLSGRVNSAQNTLGNRRFKTSGAGGKTSPGLALVPARGISRPIKMPKEILFPYEEFVELFNWDKPGFPPCGLLNCGNSCFANVVLQCLSSTRPLVAYLLEKGHRRECIREDWCFLCELEIHLQKASQSLQSFSPTNIISRLPNIGGNLGYGRQEDAHELMRFAIDTMQSLCLDEFGGEKAVCPSSQETTLIQHIFGGQLQSQVICTNCKNISNQYENMMDLTVEIHGDASSLEECLDQFTIKEWLHGENMYKCDGCNDYVKAWKRLTVKRAPNILTIALKRFQSGRFGKINKRVTFPETLDLNPYMSEAGDGTNIYKLYAVVVHIDMLNASFFGHYICYTKDFSGNWYRIDDCKVTTVNLEEVLSQGAYMLLYSRVQPRASCLRTLERPKKKEEMMNVEVEACQKEQLGCSTAESADPTHCSGSVPSDTTLLPQIPSSVTESAAVIDAEVVLEHSDNVDRRLKSPPTVSKEVCIVENGAVNSPSCPSVSREISICKDPAGELDLDTVRGDSTPAPDGMDMSNGDSCQAILDDVSARCEKDLSSSGREAENGVSQDMDIDHCESSSSPAEDIQICRSNGPTTRANGNGSPVVNSGFLNGNGIHRTKKSR; encoded by the exons ATGCATGTCGCGGGAGTGAGCTTGGATCTGAATTGGTTCCTGCACTTCATATTTACAGTTTTTATAATCGCCTTCTGTTTGCTGCACCTGGTGAAGAACACGGCGTCGAAGTACTTTGAGGTCGACGCCAGCTTCGAGGGAGGAGGTGACGGGGGTGATCGGACCCCAATGCCTGGCGCGTTCATGGAGGATCCTGTTTGTGCTGTCTGTGGGAATTCGGGTTCCAGGAGGTGCTCTCGCTGCAAGGCTGTTAGATACTG CTCAACGAAATGCCAAGAAAAGCATTGGAAGTCAGGGCATAAGACAGAATGCAAGGACTTTCAACTATCTGGCAGAGTGAATTCAGCTCAGAACACATTGGGTAATCGGAGATTTAAAACTTCTGGTGCTGGAGGAAAAACTTCCCCTGGACTTGCACTTGTTCCTGCTCGTGGAATCTCTAGGCCTATCAAGATGCCTAAAGAG ATTCTTTTTCCCTATGAAGAATTTGTTGAACTTTTCAATTGGGACAAGCCAGGGTTTCCTCCTTGCGGACTCTTAAATTGTGGAAACAG TTGCTTTGCCAATGTGGTTCTACAGTGTCTTTCATCCACTCGACCGCTTGTTGCCTACTTGTTAGAGAAGGGCCATCGGAGAGAAT gCATACGTGAAGACTGGTGCTTCCTGTGTGAACTCGAAATCCATCTTCAAAAAGCTAGCCAAAGTTTGCAGTCCTTTTCACCAACCAACATTATCTCTAGATTACCAAATATTGGTGGTAATCTTGGCTACGGGAGGCAGGAGGATGCTCATGAACTCATGAG gtttgcCATTGATACAATGCAGTCGTTGTGTCTTGATGAGTTTGGTGGAGAGAAAGCTGTGTGTCCAAGCTCTCAAGAGACAACGTTAATTCAACATATATTTGGTGGCCAGCTACAGTCTCAG GTGATTTGTACAAATTGCAAGAATATATCAAATCAATATGAAAatatgatggatttaactgttGAAATTCACGGGGATGCTTCATCATTAGAGGAATGTCTAGATCAATTCACCATCAAGGAGTGGCTTCATGGAGAAAATATGTATAAATGCGATGG GTGCAATGACTATGTCAAGGCTTGGAAGCGTCTTACCGTTAAACGCGCTCCAAATATTCTCACAATTGCCTTGAAAAGATTTCAG AGTGGACGGTTTGGGAAAATTAACAAGAGAGTAACATTTCCGGAAACATTAGATCTTAACCCCTACATGAGTGAAGCGGGAGATGGTACCAATATTTACAAGCTGTATGCCGTTGTTGTCCATATTGATATGCTGAATGCTTCATTTTTCGGACACTATATCTGTTATACCAAGGATTTCAGTGGAAACTGGTACAGAATCGACGACTGTAAG GTTACGACCGTAAATTTGGAAGAGGTACTTTCCCAGGGAGCATATATGCTACTATATAGCAG GGTTCAGCCACGAGCATCATGTCTAAGGACCCTCGAACGCCcgaagaaaaaggaggaaatGATGAATGTTGAAGTAGAGGCTTGCCAAAAGGAACAACTTGGATGTTCCACTGCTGAGTCTGCAGATCCTACCCACTGTTCTGGCTCTGTGCCATCTGACACTACATTGCTGCCACAGATTCCAAGCTCTGTAACAGAATCGGCTGCTGTAATTGACGCTGAGGTTGTCCTAGAACACTCTGATAATGTGGATCGCAGGCTTAAATCACCGCCAACTGTTTCAAAAGAGGTTTGCATAGTTGAAAATGGTGCGGTTAATTCCCCGTCTTGTCCATCTGTTTCAAGGGAGATTTCTATATGCAAGGACCCTGCTGGTGAGTTGGATTTGGATACCGTAAGAGGTGATTCAACTCCAGCTCCAGATGGTATGGATATGTCTAATGGTGACTCATGTCAGGCTATTCTGGACGATGTATCAGCACGCTGCGAGAAGGATCTCTCTTCTTCAGGTCGTGAAGCTGAAAATGGCGTTTCCCAAGATATGGATATCGATCATTGTGAGTCAAGTTCATCCCCTGCAGAGGACATTCAAATTTGCCGGAGCAATGGGCCAACGACTCGAGCAAATGGGAATGGTTCTCCGGTTGTGAATTCTGGTTTTCTGAACGGGAACGGAATCCACAGAACAAAAAAAAGTAGATGA
- the LOC103440613 gene encoding ubiquitin carboxyl-terminal hydrolase 18-like isoform X4 → MPKEILFPYEEFVELFNWDKPGFPPCGLLNCGNSCFANVVLQCLSSTRPLVAYLLEKGHRRECIREDWCFLCELEIHLQKASQSLQSFSPTNIISRLPNIGGNLGYGRQEDAHELMRFAIDTMQSLCLDEFGGEKAVCPSSQETTLIQHIFGGQLQSQVICTNCKNISNQYENMMDLTVEIHGDASSLEECLDQFTIKEWLHGENMYKCDGCNDYVKAWKRLTVKRAPNILTIALKRFQSGRFGKINKRVTFPETLDLNPYMSEAGDGTNIYKLYAVVVHIDMLNASFFGHYICYTKDFSGNWYRIDDCKVTTVNLEEVLSQGAYMLLYSRVQPRASCLRTLERPKKKEEMMNVEVEACQKEQLGCSTAESADPTHCSGSVPSDTTLLPQIPSSVTESAAVIDAEVVLEHSDNVDRRLKSPPTVSKEVCIVENGAVNSPSCPSVSREISICKDPAGELDLDTVRGDSTPAPDGMDMSNGDSCQAILDDVSARCEKDLSSSGREAENGVSQDMDIDHCESSSSPAEDIQICRSNGPTTRANGNGSPVVNSGFLNGNGIHRTKKSR, encoded by the exons ATGCCTAAAGAG ATTCTTTTTCCCTATGAAGAATTTGTTGAACTTTTCAATTGGGACAAGCCAGGGTTTCCTCCTTGCGGACTCTTAAATTGTGGAAACAG TTGCTTTGCCAATGTGGTTCTACAGTGTCTTTCATCCACTCGACCGCTTGTTGCCTACTTGTTAGAGAAGGGCCATCGGAGAGAAT gCATACGTGAAGACTGGTGCTTCCTGTGTGAACTCGAAATCCATCTTCAAAAAGCTAGCCAAAGTTTGCAGTCCTTTTCACCAACCAACATTATCTCTAGATTACCAAATATTGGTGGTAATCTTGGCTACGGGAGGCAGGAGGATGCTCATGAACTCATGAG gtttgcCATTGATACAATGCAGTCGTTGTGTCTTGATGAGTTTGGTGGAGAGAAAGCTGTGTGTCCAAGCTCTCAAGAGACAACGTTAATTCAACATATATTTGGTGGCCAGCTACAGTCTCAG GTGATTTGTACAAATTGCAAGAATATATCAAATCAATATGAAAatatgatggatttaactgttGAAATTCACGGGGATGCTTCATCATTAGAGGAATGTCTAGATCAATTCACCATCAAGGAGTGGCTTCATGGAGAAAATATGTATAAATGCGATGG GTGCAATGACTATGTCAAGGCTTGGAAGCGTCTTACCGTTAAACGCGCTCCAAATATTCTCACAATTGCCTTGAAAAGATTTCAG AGTGGACGGTTTGGGAAAATTAACAAGAGAGTAACATTTCCGGAAACATTAGATCTTAACCCCTACATGAGTGAAGCGGGAGATGGTACCAATATTTACAAGCTGTATGCCGTTGTTGTCCATATTGATATGCTGAATGCTTCATTTTTCGGACACTATATCTGTTATACCAAGGATTTCAGTGGAAACTGGTACAGAATCGACGACTGTAAG GTTACGACCGTAAATTTGGAAGAGGTACTTTCCCAGGGAGCATATATGCTACTATATAGCAG GGTTCAGCCACGAGCATCATGTCTAAGGACCCTCGAACGCCcgaagaaaaaggaggaaatGATGAATGTTGAAGTAGAGGCTTGCCAAAAGGAACAACTTGGATGTTCCACTGCTGAGTCTGCAGATCCTACCCACTGTTCTGGCTCTGTGCCATCTGACACTACATTGCTGCCACAGATTCCAAGCTCTGTAACAGAATCGGCTGCTGTAATTGACGCTGAGGTTGTCCTAGAACACTCTGATAATGTGGATCGCAGGCTTAAATCACCGCCAACTGTTTCAAAAGAGGTTTGCATAGTTGAAAATGGTGCGGTTAATTCCCCGTCTTGTCCATCTGTTTCAAGGGAGATTTCTATATGCAAGGACCCTGCTGGTGAGTTGGATTTGGATACCGTAAGAGGTGATTCAACTCCAGCTCCAGATGGTATGGATATGTCTAATGGTGACTCATGTCAGGCTATTCTGGACGATGTATCAGCACGCTGCGAGAAGGATCTCTCTTCTTCAGGTCGTGAAGCTGAAAATGGCGTTTCCCAAGATATGGATATCGATCATTGTGAGTCAAGTTCATCCCCTGCAGAGGACATTCAAATTTGCCGGAGCAATGGGCCAACGACTCGAGCAAATGGGAATGGTTCTCCGGTTGTGAATTCTGGTTTTCTGAACGGGAACGGAATCCACAGAACAAAAAAAAGTAGATGA
- the LOC103440613 gene encoding ubiquitin carboxyl-terminal hydrolase 18-like isoform X3 yields the protein MHVAGVSLDLNWFLHFIFTVFIIAFCLLHLVKNTASKYFEVDASFEGGGDGGDRTPMPGAFMEDPVCAVCGNSGSRRCSRCKAVRYCSTKCQEKHWKSGHKTECKDFQLSGRVNSAQNTLGNRRFKTSGAGGKTSPGLALVPARGISRPIKMPKEILFPYEEFVELFNWDKPGFPPCGLLNCGNSCFANVVLQCLSSTRPLVAYLLEKGHRRECIREDWCFLCELEIHLQKASQSLQSFSPTNIISRLPNIGGNLGYGRQEDAHELMRFAIDTMQSLCLDEFGGEKAVCPSSQETTLIQHIFGGQLQSQVICTNCKNISNQYENMMDLTVEIHGDASSLEECLDQFTIKEWLHGENMYKCDGCNDYVKAWKRLTVKRAPNILTIALKRFQSGRFGKINKRVTFPETLDLNPYMSEAGDGTNIYKLYAVVVHIDMLNASFFGHYICYTKDFSGNWYRIDDCKVTTVNLEEVLSQGAYMLLYSRVQPRASCLRTLERPKKKEEMMNVEVEACQKEQLGCSTAESADPTHCSGSVPSDTTLLPQIPSSVTESAAVIDAEVVLEHSDNVDRRLKSPPTVSKEVCIVENGYSGRCISTLREGSLFFRS from the exons ATGCATGTCGCGGGAGTGAGCTTGGATCTGAATTGGTTCCTGCACTTCATATTTACAGTTTTTATAATCGCCTTCTGTTTGCTGCACCTGGTGAAGAACACGGCGTCGAAGTACTTTGAGGTCGACGCCAGCTTCGAGGGAGGAGGTGACGGGGGTGATCGGACCCCAATGCCTGGCGCGTTCATGGAGGATCCTGTTTGTGCTGTCTGTGGGAATTCGGGTTCCAGGAGGTGCTCTCGCTGCAAGGCTGTTAGATACTG CTCAACGAAATGCCAAGAAAAGCATTGGAAGTCAGGGCATAAGACAGAATGCAAGGACTTTCAACTATCTGGCAGAGTGAATTCAGCTCAGAACACATTGGGTAATCGGAGATTTAAAACTTCTGGTGCTGGAGGAAAAACTTCCCCTGGACTTGCACTTGTTCCTGCTCGTGGAATCTCTAGGCCTATCAAGATGCCTAAAGAG ATTCTTTTTCCCTATGAAGAATTTGTTGAACTTTTCAATTGGGACAAGCCAGGGTTTCCTCCTTGCGGACTCTTAAATTGTGGAAACAG TTGCTTTGCCAATGTGGTTCTACAGTGTCTTTCATCCACTCGACCGCTTGTTGCCTACTTGTTAGAGAAGGGCCATCGGAGAGAAT gCATACGTGAAGACTGGTGCTTCCTGTGTGAACTCGAAATCCATCTTCAAAAAGCTAGCCAAAGTTTGCAGTCCTTTTCACCAACCAACATTATCTCTAGATTACCAAATATTGGTGGTAATCTTGGCTACGGGAGGCAGGAGGATGCTCATGAACTCATGAG gtttgcCATTGATACAATGCAGTCGTTGTGTCTTGATGAGTTTGGTGGAGAGAAAGCTGTGTGTCCAAGCTCTCAAGAGACAACGTTAATTCAACATATATTTGGTGGCCAGCTACAGTCTCAG GTGATTTGTACAAATTGCAAGAATATATCAAATCAATATGAAAatatgatggatttaactgttGAAATTCACGGGGATGCTTCATCATTAGAGGAATGTCTAGATCAATTCACCATCAAGGAGTGGCTTCATGGAGAAAATATGTATAAATGCGATGG GTGCAATGACTATGTCAAGGCTTGGAAGCGTCTTACCGTTAAACGCGCTCCAAATATTCTCACAATTGCCTTGAAAAGATTTCAG AGTGGACGGTTTGGGAAAATTAACAAGAGAGTAACATTTCCGGAAACATTAGATCTTAACCCCTACATGAGTGAAGCGGGAGATGGTACCAATATTTACAAGCTGTATGCCGTTGTTGTCCATATTGATATGCTGAATGCTTCATTTTTCGGACACTATATCTGTTATACCAAGGATTTCAGTGGAAACTGGTACAGAATCGACGACTGTAAG GTTACGACCGTAAATTTGGAAGAGGTACTTTCCCAGGGAGCATATATGCTACTATATAGCAG GGTTCAGCCACGAGCATCATGTCTAAGGACCCTCGAACGCCcgaagaaaaaggaggaaatGATGAATGTTGAAGTAGAGGCTTGCCAAAAGGAACAACTTGGATGTTCCACTGCTGAGTCTGCAGATCCTACCCACTGTTCTGGCTCTGTGCCATCTGACACTACATTGCTGCCACAGATTCCAAGCTCTGTAACAGAATCGGCTGCTGTAATTGACGCTGAGGTTGTCCTAGAACACTCTGATAATGTGGATCGCAGGCTTAAATCACCGCCAACTGTTTCAAAAGAGGTTTGCATAGTTGAAAATG GCTATTCTGGACGATGTATCAGCACGCTGCGAGAAGGATCTCTCTTCTTCAGGTCGTGA
- the LOC103440613 gene encoding ubiquitin carboxyl-terminal hydrolase 18-like isoform X2 has product MHVAGVSLDLNWFLHFIFTVFIIAFCLLHLVKNTASKYFEVDASFEGGGDGGDRTPMPGAFMEDPVCAVCGNSGSRRCSRCKAVRYCSTKCQEKHWKSGHKTECKDFQLSGRVNSAQNTLGNRRFKTSGAGGKTSPGLALVPARGISRPIKMPKEILFPYEEFVELFNWDKPGFPPCGLLNCGNSCFANVVLQCLSSTRPLVAYLLEKGHRRECIREDWCFLCELEIHLQKASQSLQSFSPTNIISRLPNIGGNLGYGRQEDAHELMRFAIDTMQSLCLDEFGGEKAVCPSSQETTLIQHIFGGQLQSQVICTNCKNISNQYENMMDLTVEIHGDASSLEECLDQFTIKEWLHGENMYKCDGCNDYVKAWKRLTVKRAPNILTIALKRFQSGRFGKINKRVTFPETLDLNPYMSEAGDGTNIYKLYAVVVHIDMLNASFFGHYICYTKDFSGNWYRIDDCKVTTVNLEEVLSQGAYMLLYSRVQPRASCLRTLERPKKKEEMMNVEVEACQKEQLGCSTAESADPTHCSGSVPSDTTLLPQIPSSVTESAAVIDAEVVLEHSDNVDRRLKSPPTVSKEVCIVENGAVNSPSCPSVSREISICKDPAGYSGRCISTLREGSLFFRS; this is encoded by the exons ATGCATGTCGCGGGAGTGAGCTTGGATCTGAATTGGTTCCTGCACTTCATATTTACAGTTTTTATAATCGCCTTCTGTTTGCTGCACCTGGTGAAGAACACGGCGTCGAAGTACTTTGAGGTCGACGCCAGCTTCGAGGGAGGAGGTGACGGGGGTGATCGGACCCCAATGCCTGGCGCGTTCATGGAGGATCCTGTTTGTGCTGTCTGTGGGAATTCGGGTTCCAGGAGGTGCTCTCGCTGCAAGGCTGTTAGATACTG CTCAACGAAATGCCAAGAAAAGCATTGGAAGTCAGGGCATAAGACAGAATGCAAGGACTTTCAACTATCTGGCAGAGTGAATTCAGCTCAGAACACATTGGGTAATCGGAGATTTAAAACTTCTGGTGCTGGAGGAAAAACTTCCCCTGGACTTGCACTTGTTCCTGCTCGTGGAATCTCTAGGCCTATCAAGATGCCTAAAGAG ATTCTTTTTCCCTATGAAGAATTTGTTGAACTTTTCAATTGGGACAAGCCAGGGTTTCCTCCTTGCGGACTCTTAAATTGTGGAAACAG TTGCTTTGCCAATGTGGTTCTACAGTGTCTTTCATCCACTCGACCGCTTGTTGCCTACTTGTTAGAGAAGGGCCATCGGAGAGAAT gCATACGTGAAGACTGGTGCTTCCTGTGTGAACTCGAAATCCATCTTCAAAAAGCTAGCCAAAGTTTGCAGTCCTTTTCACCAACCAACATTATCTCTAGATTACCAAATATTGGTGGTAATCTTGGCTACGGGAGGCAGGAGGATGCTCATGAACTCATGAG gtttgcCATTGATACAATGCAGTCGTTGTGTCTTGATGAGTTTGGTGGAGAGAAAGCTGTGTGTCCAAGCTCTCAAGAGACAACGTTAATTCAACATATATTTGGTGGCCAGCTACAGTCTCAG GTGATTTGTACAAATTGCAAGAATATATCAAATCAATATGAAAatatgatggatttaactgttGAAATTCACGGGGATGCTTCATCATTAGAGGAATGTCTAGATCAATTCACCATCAAGGAGTGGCTTCATGGAGAAAATATGTATAAATGCGATGG GTGCAATGACTATGTCAAGGCTTGGAAGCGTCTTACCGTTAAACGCGCTCCAAATATTCTCACAATTGCCTTGAAAAGATTTCAG AGTGGACGGTTTGGGAAAATTAACAAGAGAGTAACATTTCCGGAAACATTAGATCTTAACCCCTACATGAGTGAAGCGGGAGATGGTACCAATATTTACAAGCTGTATGCCGTTGTTGTCCATATTGATATGCTGAATGCTTCATTTTTCGGACACTATATCTGTTATACCAAGGATTTCAGTGGAAACTGGTACAGAATCGACGACTGTAAG GTTACGACCGTAAATTTGGAAGAGGTACTTTCCCAGGGAGCATATATGCTACTATATAGCAG GGTTCAGCCACGAGCATCATGTCTAAGGACCCTCGAACGCCcgaagaaaaaggaggaaatGATGAATGTTGAAGTAGAGGCTTGCCAAAAGGAACAACTTGGATGTTCCACTGCTGAGTCTGCAGATCCTACCCACTGTTCTGGCTCTGTGCCATCTGACACTACATTGCTGCCACAGATTCCAAGCTCTGTAACAGAATCGGCTGCTGTAATTGACGCTGAGGTTGTCCTAGAACACTCTGATAATGTGGATCGCAGGCTTAAATCACCGCCAACTGTTTCAAAAGAGGTTTGCATAGTTGAAAATGGTGCGGTTAATTCCCCGTCTTGTCCATCTGTTTCAAGGGAGATTTCTATATGCAAGGACCCTGCTG GCTATTCTGGACGATGTATCAGCACGCTGCGAGAAGGATCTCTCTTCTTCAGGTCGTGA